The Aquitalea magnusonii region GCGCAGGTTCTCGCCCAGTTGCAAGCTGCCATCGGCCTGGCGCTGGCCGCTCAAGGCAATGTCGCGATGATGCTTGCGGTAAAAATAGCGGCCTTCCACCTGGCCATCCGTTGCAATGTCCAGCTCCATCACCACCGCCGCCTGCCCCACCTTGCCTTGCAGCAACTGCGGCGCAGCCAGCACCGCCTGCGCCACCAGCAACAGCAGCAAGCCACTGGTCTTGTACATCATGTGTTCTCCCCCTTGCAGCGAAACAGTATTGCGCCACCATGGCACGACGGTTAAGTACTGCACAGAATGGCTGCAGCGTATAGCCAGCGGTCATTCTGCTCCCTATTCTGCTGTTGGCGGACATATCATCCACCATCGGGCAGTGGCGTTGCCAAACCAGCCTGCTTGCGCTACAGATTAGAACAGGCAAGGCAGTTACCACCACCCCGACCGGGGCATGGCATACAAGGGAATCAGGACATGAGTCTGCCGGGCAATTATCTGGATGGCCACAGCCATGCCGGCAAGGCCGTGATGCTGCAGCGTGATGCGCATCATCTGGTGTTTACCGATGGCGTACATACCCACCGCTATCCTGCACACAGCGTAAAGTTTCTGGCTGGCGCATCGGGCCTGCCCGACCAGTTGCAACTGCCCGATGGCGGGGTGATCGAAGTGGCCAGCGCCTATGGTTGCCAGCACCTGACCCGGCGGCAGCCACTGCCTGCGCGGCTGCTGGAGTGGCTGCAACATGGCTGGCCCTGGCTGCGGCTGTTGCTGCTGGCGCTGGTGGCCGCCGCACTATGGGGTGGTTATCGCAACGGGCTGCCCTGGCTGGCCGCCGAGGCAGCCCGCCGCACGCCGGTGACGGTTGAGCAAGAGATGGCCAGCGCCAGCCTGAAGCTGCTGGAAAAAACCAGCGGCCTGCGCCCCTCGCAACTATCACCAGCCCGCCAGGACAGCTTGCAGAAATTGCTGTTGCAAGCCGTGCCCCACACCAGCCGCTACCACTACCAGCTACGGCTGGTGGATGCGCGGGAGCTGGGTCCGGACATCATCCCCTTGCCCGCCGGCCTGGTGGTAATGAGCGACCAACTGGTAAAACGCGCCCGCAGCGACGACGAACTGTTTGCCATGCTGGCACATGCGGTCGGCCACATCGAAGCGCGGCACGGCCTACGCGGACTGATCCGCACCGGCGGGCCGTCGCTGGCCGTCAGCCTGTTTACCGGAGACAGCAGCACCCTGCAGGCCGTGGCCCCTATCATGCTGGCGGATATGAAATACAGTGCCGAGTTCGAGCACGAGGCCGATGTACAGGCACGCCGGACACTGGCAGCCCGCGGCCTGTCTCCCTGTTTGTCCGCCGCCTTGCTGGCCAGACTGGACGGTCCGGACCACGCGGCGGCCAACCTGCTGTCCGCTCATCCGGGCGATCCGGCCGCCAGCGCCGACATGGCCCGGCAGTGCGCTCCGGCAAGCTGACTAGTGCGGCTCCTGGCGGTGCTGCCACCAGCGCCAGCGCAGACGCATGTCATACCATACCGGGCGCAGGCCCAGACCAAACAGCAACAACGCCAGCGGCAGGGTAAAGGAATAGCCCAGATGCTTGAAGCCCAAGGCCCCCACCACCCCGCCCAGAAAAAAGGCGGACAGAATCATGCCATACACCCACAGCCGGCTGCGGTTGGATTTGATGTCCTTGATCTTTGAGCTGTGCAGATGGTTGTAATAACTCATCTTGGTCAACTCGATGCCGATATCGGTGGCGATACCCGTCATGTGGGTGGAGCGCAGCAAGCCGCCGGACAGCTTGGTGACAATGGTGTTGTGCATGCCCATGATGAAACACAGCAACATCACGGTAGGCGGGGTGAACAGGCCCTTGTGGCTGGCCAGCCCGGCCCCCAGCACGCCAAACAGCAATAGCAGGAAGGCCTCCTCCATCATGGATACCCCATAACCGCCACGCAGGCGCTGACGTCTGGCCCACAGGATCAGCCAGGTGGAGTGCATGGCACCACCGATGAAACACAGCAACATCACCAGCATGGACAGGGACAGGCCAATCTCGCCCAGCGCCAGATCATCGGCCATGCCGGAGACGATGCCGGACACATGCGAGGTGTAACGGTTTACTGCCAGGAAACCACCGGCATTCAGTGCGCCGGCGATGAAGGCCATGGAGCCGCCCAACTGGCGCAACACGCGGTCATTGAAGGAGCCGCGGTCCAGCAGGCGGGTGATATTGCTT contains the following coding sequences:
- a CDS encoding M48 family metallopeptidase, which codes for MSLPGNYLDGHSHAGKAVMLQRDAHHLVFTDGVHTHRYPAHSVKFLAGASGLPDQLQLPDGGVIEVASAYGCQHLTRRQPLPARLLEWLQHGWPWLRLLLLALVAAALWGGYRNGLPWLAAEAARRTPVTVEQEMASASLKLLEKTSGLRPSQLSPARQDSLQKLLLQAVPHTSRYHYQLRLVDARELGPDIIPLPAGLVVMSDQLVKRARSDDELFAMLAHAVGHIEARHGLRGLIRTGGPSLAVSLFTGDSSTLQAVAPIMLADMKYSAEFEHEADVQARRTLAARGLSPCLSAALLARLDGPDHAAANLLSAHPGDPAASADMARQCAPAS
- a CDS encoding YoaK family protein, which translates into the protein MSRRSSNITRLLDRGSFNDRVLRQLGGSMAFIAGALNAGGFLAVNRYTSHVSGIVSGMADDLALGEIGLSLSMLVMLLCFIGGAMHSTWLILWARRQRLRGGYGVSMMEEAFLLLLFGVLGAGLASHKGLFTPPTVMLLCFIMGMHNTIVTKLSGGLLRSTHMTGIATDIGIELTKMSYYNHLHSSKIKDIKSNRSRLWVYGMILSAFFLGGVVGALGFKHLGYSFTLPLALLLFGLGLRPVWYDMRLRWRWWQHRQEPH